One genomic region from Lacerta agilis isolate rLacAgi1 chromosome 13, rLacAgi1.pri, whole genome shotgun sequence encodes:
- the LOC117056947 gene encoding dexamethasone-induced Ras-related protein 1 yields MRLAEMIKKMGPSDSELNIPAKNCYRMVILGSSKVGKTAIVSRFLTGRFEDQYTPTIEDFHRKFYSIRGEVYQLDILDTSGNHPFPAMRRLSILTGDVFILVFSLDNRDSFEEVQRLKQQILETKSCLKNKTKENIDVPLVICGNKGDRDFYREVGPREIEQLVGQDPKKCAYFEISAKKNSSLDQMFQALFTMAKLPSEMSPDLHRKVSIQYCDLLHKKTLKSKKFLKEGSGESAGEAYGIVAPFARRPSVHSDLMYIREKTIRGGQSKDKERCVIS; encoded by the exons ATGCGCCTGGCCGAGATGATCAAGAAAATGGGTCCCAGCGATTCGGAGCTCAATATCCCGGCCAAGAACTGCTACCGGATGGTCATCCTGGGCTCGTCCAAAGTGGGCAAGACGGCCATAGTCTCTCGCTTCCTCACCGGCCGCTTCGAGGACCAATACACGCCCACCATCGAGGACTTCCACCGCAAGTTCTACAGCATCCGCGGGGAAGTTTACCAGCTCGACATCCTCGACACGTCGGGGAACCACCCGTTCCCGGCCATGAGACGCCTCTCCATCCTCACAG GAGACGTCTTTATTCTGGTGTTCAGTCTGGACAACCGAGACTCCTTTGAGGAGGTGCAGCGCCTGAAACAGCAGATCTTGGAGACCAAGTCCTGCCTGAAGAACAAAACCAAGGAGAACATCGATGTTCCCCTGGTCATCTGCGGGAACAAAGGCGACCGCGACTTCTACCGCGAGGTTGGCCCCCGAGAGATCGAGCAGTTGGTTGGGCAGGACCCCAAAAAGTGCGCCTACTTCGAGATCTCTGCCAAGAAGAACAGCAGCTTGGACCAGATGTTCCAGGCTCTCTTCACCATGGCCAAGCTGCCCAGCGAAATGAGCCCGGACCTTCACCGGAAAGTGTCCATTCAGTACTGTGACCTCTTGCACAAGAAAACTCTCAAAAGCAAAAAGTTCTTGAAGGAAGGCTCAGGAGAAAGTGCCGGAGAGGCCTATGGCATCGTGGCTCCCTTTGCCCGCCGGCCAAGCGTACACAGCGACCTCATGTACATTCGCGAGAAGACCATCCGGGGAGGGCAGTCGAAGGACAAAGAGCGCTGTGTGATCAGCTAA